One genomic region from Phragmites australis chromosome 1, lpPhrAust1.1, whole genome shotgun sequence encodes:
- the LOC133890300 gene encoding large ribosomal subunit protein mL102 (rPPR5)-like yields the protein MIEKGVIENMDIAHKILETLFVRGHVEETIDHVNLMVENGCMPDLDSCWSAFVKTIVMEAQKLGDFALDRDFDVGFSNYDRVLEALYTEEKTLPAYSMLCKIKNKGGGVDQKGCDALLESLKSEGYSKQADISLGC from the coding sequence ATGATCGAGAAGGGGGTTATAGAGAACATGGACATCGCACATAAGATCTTGGAAACTCTCTTCGTGAGGGGCCATGTGGAGGAGACGATTGACCACGTCAATCTGATGGTAGAAAATGGATGTATGCCTGATCTAGATAGTTGCTGGTCAGCCTTTGTCAAAACGATAGTCATGGAGGCACAGAAGCTGGGTGATTTTGCGTTGGACAGGGACTTTGATGTTGGCTTCTCGAACTATGATAGAGTTCTTGAGGCCTTGTACACTGAGGAAAAGACATTGCCCGCATACTCCATGCTTTGCAAGATCAAGAACAAAGGTGGTGGTGTGGACCAGAAAGGTTGTGATGCTTTGCTTGAGAGCTTAAAATCTGAAGGGTACTCAAAGCAAGCAGATATTTCTCTAGGATGTTGA